Proteins found in one Brachypodium distachyon strain Bd21 chromosome 5, Brachypodium_distachyon_v3.0, whole genome shotgun sequence genomic segment:
- the LOC104585469 gene encoding uncharacterized protein LOC104585469, whose protein sequence is MGSVLTRLLDQPWGPYSSLPIDDDDICIRGPLTKKQQDAEYALFHAWTALKKYNSNHPGPDFCPVEAKAACVGFRQDFWYHVGFSARTIRRDDEQQQQQQQQERYYFFAELRFDRRSRGHLHVESCIMLEKPPGSYRSRCAFCPDRFKILHPSDAEFVCGKKGHRKKFFRERNMLGRPLCIRGFSQKHCFADVSV, encoded by the exons ATGGGATCCGTACTTACACGATTGCTCGATCAACCATGGGGTCCTTACTCCTCTCTTCccattgatgatgatgatatatGTATCAGAGGCCCGCTCACAAAAAA ACAGCAGGACGCCGAGTACGCCTTGTTCCACGCCTGGACCGCCCTCAAAAAATACAACTCCAACCATCCG GGGCCTGATTTCTGTCCCGTAGAAGCCAAGGCGGCTTGCGTCGGCTTCAGACAGGATTTCTGGTACCACGTCGGCTTCTCGGCTCGTACTATCCGGAGAgacgacgagcagcagcagcagcagcagcagcaggagcgcTACTACTTCTTCGCCGAGCTGCGCTTCGATCGGCGCTCCAGAGGTCATCTACACGTCGAATCATGCATCATGCTGG AAAAGCCGCCGGGCAGTTACAGGAGCAGGTGTGCGTTTTGCCCGGACAGATTCAAGATCCTGCACCCGAGCGACGCGGAGTTTGTGTGTGGGAAGAAGGGGCACAGGAAGAAATTCTTCCGGGAGAGGAATATGCTTGGCAGGCCATTGTGCATCAGAGGCTTCAGCCAAAAACATTGCTTTGCCGACGTATCAGTGTAA
- the LOC100823016 gene encoding probable LRR receptor-like serine/threonine-protein kinase At1g63430 produces the protein MHWAGVVLLALHCGVVLLRCSAAASAVGGEVSALIAFKRAVIEDPHSALADWTDADGNACDWHGVICSSAQGSVISLKLSNASLKGFIAPELGRLVFLQELYLDHNLLFGTIPKQLGSLRNVRVLDLSVNRLAGPIPPELSGLRSSSVIKLHSNGLTGSIPPELGMLQNLVELRLDRNRLKGSIPGSNATGYSPAADTGSIARNGLCPSRLTVGDFSYNFLAGKIPPCLKYLPRSSFQGNCFQDEYSIRQRASQICKSGSTAGSLKGFKRPTSEHKHDRVQQPTWLIVLEIATGVLLLVFVITGAITASRSCKLKPSIRISSWNRSKSWSDEITVLIDSDMLKSLPKLSRQELEVACEDFSNIIGSTPETVVYKGTMNDGPEVSVISLCAFEGHWTSQHELFYQKKVIDLARLNHENIAKFLGYCRESDPFSRMLVFEYASNGTLYEHLHYGEAAQLSWLRRMKIAIGIAQGLRYLHTELQPPFAISELNSNSVYVTEDFIPKLVDFECWKMMFSKHEKSLGHFNTKAFCGRIDSSEDKHADVQGNTFAFGVILLEIISGRLPYCKDKGYLVDWAIKYLQQPEEIGKLVDPELTNVRTEDLAVICSVVSRCIDPDPSKRPSMQIIAGALETGIDLSAAGILKESSLAWAELALAL, from the exons ATGCATTGGGCAGGggtcgtcctcctcgccctGCACTGCGGGGTGGTGCTCCTGCggtgctcggcggcggcgtctgccgtcggcggcgagg TGTCGGCGCTCATCGCCTTCAAGCGCGCCGTCATCGAGGACCCTCACTCGGCGCTCGCCGACTGGACCGACGCCGACGGGAACGCCTGCGACTGGCACGGCGTGATCTGCTCCTCGGCGCAGGGCTCCGTCATCTCCCT GAAGTTGTCAAACGCCTCGCTCAAGGGATTCATCGCACCAGAACTCGGGCGACTGGTTTTCCTGCAAGAGCT GTATTTGGATCACAATCTGCTTTTTGGGACAATTCCAAAGCAACTAGGTTCACTGAGGAATGTTAGGGTCTTGGATTTGAGTGTTAACCGGCTTGCTGGCCCTATACCTCCTGAGCTGAGTGGATTGAGGAGCTCGAGCGTAAT AAAACTGCATTCCAATGGGCTAACTGGGAGTATACCACCGGAGCTAGGAATGCTACAGAATCTAGTTGAGCTTAGGTTGGACAGGAATAGACTGAAAGGATCAATTCCAGGTAGCAATGCTACTGGTTATTCTCCTGCAGCAGATACTGG ATCCATAGCTCGTAATGGACTATGTCCTTCTCGATTAACTGTTGGAGATTTCTCTTACAACTTCCTTGCTGGAAAAATCCCACCTTGTTTGAAGTATCTTCCAAG GTCAAGTTTTCAGGGGAATTGCTTTCAGGATGAGTACTCTATCCGACAACGAGCTTCTCAGATTTGTAAAA GTGGTTCTACGGCTGGCAGTTTGAAGGGATTTAAACGCCCCACTTCTGAGCATAAGCATGATAGAGTCCAGCAACCAACTTGGCTTATTGTTCTGGAAATCGCAACTGGTGTTCTTCTGCTTGTTTTTGTTATCACTGGTGCAATAACTGCTTCCAGAAGCTGCAAGCTAAAGCCTTCTATAAGAATATCCTCTTGGAACAGATCAAAAAGTTGGAGCGATGAGATAACAGTATTGATTG ATTCTGATATGCTGAAAAGTTTGCCAAAGCTAAGCCGTCAGGAGCTTGAAGTGGCCTGTGAGGATTTTAGTAACATTATTGGCTCAACTCCGGAGACGGTAGTCTACAAAGGAACTATGAATGATGGACCTGAGGTTTCTGTTATATCATTATGTGCCTTTGAAGGTCATTGGACTAGCCAGCATGAACTCTTTTACCAAAAGAAG GTTATTGATCTGGCAAGACTGAATCATGAGAATATAGCAAAGTTCCTGGGCTATTGCAGAGAAAGTGATCCATTTTCCAGGATGCTGGTCTTTGAATACGCTTCAAATGGGACCCTATATGAGCACCTACATT ATGGGGAAGCAGCCCAATTATCTTGGCTAAGGCGAATGAAAATAGCCATTGGTATTGCCCAAGGTTTAAGGTATCTGCACACAGAGTTGCAGCCTCCATTCGCTATATCAGAGCTGAACTCCAATTCAGTTTATGTTACAGAAGATTTTATTCCCAAG CTTGTCGATTTTGAATGCTGGAAAATGATGTTCTCGAAACACGAGAAATCTCTCGGACACTTCAATACCAAAGCCTTCTGTGGTAGAATTGACTCTTCAGAGGATAAACATGCTGATGTTCAGGGCAATACATTTGCCTTTGGAGTGATTTTACTGGAGATCATTAGTGGGCGGCTTCCTTATTGCAAGGACAAAGGCTATCTGGTAGACTGG GCTATCAAGTATCTCCAGCAGCCCGAGGAGATCGGAAAGCTAGTCGACCCGGAGCTGACCAACGTCAGGACCGAGGACCTGGCGGTGATCTGCAGCGTGGTGAGCCGCTGCATCGACCCCGACCCGTCCAAGAGACCGTCGATGCAGATCATCGCAGGGGCGCTGGAGACCGGCATCGACCTGTCCGCTGCCGGCATCCTGAAGGAGTCCTCTCTGGCGTGGGCAGAGCTCGCCCTGGCGTTGTAG
- the LOC100823328 gene encoding probable mitochondrial adenine nucleotide transporter BTL1 isoform X2, producing MTKEGERGTVAEYEDLWAETTRNSKAFFRSREIREFASGALAGAMSKAVLAPLETIRTRMVVGVGSRHIGGSFVEIMEQNGWPGLWVGNTINMIRIIPTQAIELGTFEYVKRGMRTAQEKWKEDGCPKIQLGNMKIELPLHLLSPVAIAGAAAGIAGTLTCHPLEVIKDRLTVDRVAYPSISIAFSKIYRTEGIRGFYSGLCPTLIGMLPYSTCYYFMYDTIKTSYCRLHKKKSLSRPELLVIGALTGLTASTISFPLEVARKRLMVGALQGKCPPNMMAALSEVIREEGLLGMYRGWGASCLKVMPNSGITWMFYEAWKDMLLADRDEPRPRDELL from the exons ATGACGAAGGAAGGTGAAAGGGGTACTGTTGCTGAATATGAAGATTTGTGGGCGGAGACAACGAGAAATAGTAAA GCATTTTTCAGGAGTAGAGAGATTAGAGAATTTGCCAGCGGGGCGTTAGCTGGTGCTATGTCCAAAGCTGTTCTTGCTCCCCTTGAGACTATCAG GACAAGAATGGTTGTAGGTGTAGGATCGAGACATATAGGTGGTAGTTTCGTGGAGATCATGGAACAAAATGGGTGGCCAGGGCTTTGGGTGGGTAATACAATCAACATGATTCGCATTATTCCAACTCAAGCAATTGAGCTTGGAACATTCGAGTATGTCAAAAGGGGCATGCGAACAGCACAAGAGAAATGGAAAGAGGATGGATGCCCAAAGATACAGCTTGGCAATATGAAAATCGAGCTGCCACTCCACTTGTTATCTCCAGTTGCTATTGCTGGTGCAGCAGCTGGGATAGCTGGCACATTGACGTGCCATCCTCTTGAAGTTATTAAG GATCGCTTGACTGTCGATCGAGTAGCTTATCCTAGTATTAGCATTGCCTTCAGCAAGATATATCGAACTGAAGGTATCCGGGGTTTCTATTCCGGACTCTGTCCGACACTAATCGGGATGCTTCCATACAGCACATGCTACTATTTTATGTATGACACGATCAAGACTTCCTACTGCCGCCTACATAAGAAGAAATCTTTGAGCCGCCCCGAGCTACTAGTTATTGGAGCTTTGACAG GTCTGACGGCGAGTACAATCAGCTTCCCGCTGGAGGTGGCGAGGAAGCGTCTCATGGTAGGCGCCCTGCAAGGGAAGTGCCCGCCCAACATGATGGCCGCACTGTCGGAGGTGATCCGAGAGGAAGGCCTCTTGGGGATGTACCGCGGCTGGGGCGCCAGCTGCCTCAAGGTGATGCCCAATTCGGGCATCACCTGGATGTTCTACGAGGCCTGGAAAGACATGCTCTTGGCCGACCGAGACGAGCCCCGGCCCCGGGATGAGTTGCTCTAG
- the LOC100823328 gene encoding probable mitochondrial adenine nucleotide transporter BTL1 isoform X1 — MTKEGERGTVAEYEDLWAETTRNSKNPSFNLRQAFFRSREIREFASGALAGAMSKAVLAPLETIRTRMVVGVGSRHIGGSFVEIMEQNGWPGLWVGNTINMIRIIPTQAIELGTFEYVKRGMRTAQEKWKEDGCPKIQLGNMKIELPLHLLSPVAIAGAAAGIAGTLTCHPLEVIKDRLTVDRVAYPSISIAFSKIYRTEGIRGFYSGLCPTLIGMLPYSTCYYFMYDTIKTSYCRLHKKKSLSRPELLVIGALTGLTASTISFPLEVARKRLMVGALQGKCPPNMMAALSEVIREEGLLGMYRGWGASCLKVMPNSGITWMFYEAWKDMLLADRDEPRPRDELL, encoded by the exons ATGACGAAGGAAGGTGAAAGGGGTACTGTTGCTGAATATGAAGATTTGTGGGCGGAGACAACGAGAAATAGTAAA AATCCGTCTTTCAACCTACGGCAGGCATTTTTCAGGAGTAGAGAGATTAGAGAATTTGCCAGCGGGGCGTTAGCTGGTGCTATGTCCAAAGCTGTTCTTGCTCCCCTTGAGACTATCAG GACAAGAATGGTTGTAGGTGTAGGATCGAGACATATAGGTGGTAGTTTCGTGGAGATCATGGAACAAAATGGGTGGCCAGGGCTTTGGGTGGGTAATACAATCAACATGATTCGCATTATTCCAACTCAAGCAATTGAGCTTGGAACATTCGAGTATGTCAAAAGGGGCATGCGAACAGCACAAGAGAAATGGAAAGAGGATGGATGCCCAAAGATACAGCTTGGCAATATGAAAATCGAGCTGCCACTCCACTTGTTATCTCCAGTTGCTATTGCTGGTGCAGCAGCTGGGATAGCTGGCACATTGACGTGCCATCCTCTTGAAGTTATTAAG GATCGCTTGACTGTCGATCGAGTAGCTTATCCTAGTATTAGCATTGCCTTCAGCAAGATATATCGAACTGAAGGTATCCGGGGTTTCTATTCCGGACTCTGTCCGACACTAATCGGGATGCTTCCATACAGCACATGCTACTATTTTATGTATGACACGATCAAGACTTCCTACTGCCGCCTACATAAGAAGAAATCTTTGAGCCGCCCCGAGCTACTAGTTATTGGAGCTTTGACAG GTCTGACGGCGAGTACAATCAGCTTCCCGCTGGAGGTGGCGAGGAAGCGTCTCATGGTAGGCGCCCTGCAAGGGAAGTGCCCGCCCAACATGATGGCCGCACTGTCGGAGGTGATCCGAGAGGAAGGCCTCTTGGGGATGTACCGCGGCTGGGGCGCCAGCTGCCTCAAGGTGATGCCCAATTCGGGCATCACCTGGATGTTCTACGAGGCCTGGAAAGACATGCTCTTGGCCGACCGAGACGAGCCCCGGCCCCGGGATGAGTTGCTCTAG